In Candidatus Methylomirabilis limnetica, the following proteins share a genomic window:
- a CDS encoding 2,3-diketo-5-methylthiopentyl-1-phosphate enolase, protein MNDTWKDYVIATYRLAASGDLAKKAETIALGMTVGSWTGLPAARQEALDRHAGRVVTVEGNLIRIAYPLTNLTPDLPALLTCTFGKLSMDGKIRLVDLTLPPHFAAAFAGPKLGVEGVRERTGVHGRPLLMSIFKSCLGLTLTELAEGFFPQALGGVDLIKDDEIFFNDSEAPFERRLEACLRAGERARRETGQAVLYAINLTGPVHQLPEKARRAVRLGANALLINVLPYGFDLLQRLSEDPEITVPLVAHPALAGAMYPSGDYGIAAPLLLGTLMRLAGADLVLFPSPYGGMALERSEALDLASRLKDKTRLPCLPAFPVPSAGIHPGLVPHIMDDFGFDVVINAGGGIHGHPGGAAAGGRAFRAAIAASVAGVPLEQAAAGSSDLRAALDQWGSDKARIPKEFPI, encoded by the coding sequence TTGAACGACACCTGGAAAGATTATGTTATTGCGACCTATCGCCTGGCCGCCTCGGGTGATCTGGCCAAGAAGGCCGAGACGATCGCGCTGGGCATGACCGTCGGCAGTTGGACCGGCCTGCCGGCTGCCCGGCAGGAAGCGTTGGATCGCCACGCCGGTCGAGTGGTGACGGTGGAGGGGAACCTTATCCGTATCGCCTACCCGCTCACGAACCTCACACCAGACCTCCCGGCGCTGCTCACCTGTACCTTCGGCAAGCTCTCTATGGATGGCAAGATCCGCCTGGTGGACCTTACCCTGCCACCCCACTTCGCCGCCGCCTTTGCTGGGCCGAAGCTTGGGGTGGAAGGGGTACGCGAAAGAACCGGGGTTCACGGTCGGCCGTTGCTTATGAGCATCTTCAAGTCCTGCCTTGGGCTTACACTTACTGAGCTGGCCGAGGGGTTCTTTCCGCAGGCATTGGGCGGCGTGGACCTGATCAAGGACGACGAGATCTTCTTCAACGACTCGGAAGCGCCATTTGAGCGGCGCCTGGAGGCGTGCCTGCGGGCGGGCGAACGGGCGCGGCGGGAGACGGGCCAGGCGGTGCTGTACGCCATCAACCTTACCGGTCCCGTCCATCAGTTGCCCGAGAAGGCCCGACGGGCCGTGCGCCTGGGAGCGAATGCCCTGCTCATCAATGTCCTACCCTACGGATTTGACCTCTTGCAGCGGCTGTCCGAGGACCCGGAGATTACCGTACCACTTGTGGCCCACCCGGCGCTGGCTGGGGCCATGTACCCCTCCGGCGACTACGGCATCGCTGCGCCACTTCTGTTGGGGACGCTGATGCGTCTGGCCGGGGCCGACCTGGTCCTGTTCCCGTCCCCTTATGGCGGGATGGCCTTGGAACGGTCCGAGGCCCTGGATCTGGCCTCGCGACTCAAGGACAAGACCCGCCTCCCCTGCCTTCCGGCTTTTCCTGTGCCTTCAGCGGGGATTCACCCTGGTTTGGTGCCACACATTATGGACGACTTCGGCTTCGACGTCGTGATCAATGCCGGCGGCGGCATCCACGGTCATCCGGGCGGTGCGGCTGCGGGCGGGCGGGCCTTCCGCGCGGCGATAGCTGCTAGCGTAGCCGGCGTTCCCTTGGAACAGGCTGCCGCAGGAAGCAGCGATCTTCGGGCGGCCCTTGACCAGTGGGGTAGCGACAAGGCCCGAATCCCGA
- a CDS encoding class IV adenylate cyclase, with product MLNIELKARCEDLARLRESCESLGAEGQGPERQVDTYFSVSHGRFKLRESSESGAELIYYARGDVAGARESHYDLYQVEDPEGLKAILTKALSVSAVVTKRRETFVIGNVRIHLDKVQGLGGFVELQGTVDHSGELPLVADEVQGIQRALGIDPQSLVKESYAALAGRAEVTQGPCAN from the coding sequence ATGCTAAACATCGAGCTGAAAGCGCGCTGTGAAGATCTCGCAAGACTTCGGGAGAGTTGCGAGTCGCTTGGGGCAGAGGGTCAGGGGCCGGAGCGACAGGTCGATACCTATTTCAGCGTGAGCCATGGCCGCTTCAAGCTCCGGGAGTCGTCAGAGTCAGGGGCCGAGCTGATCTATTATGCCCGAGGCGATGTTGCCGGGGCGCGGGAAAGTCACTACGATCTCTATCAGGTAGAGGACCCTGAGGGTCTCAAGGCGATACTCACCAAGGCGCTCAGTGTCAGTGCAGTGGTCACGAAGCGGCGCGAGACCTTTGTGATCGGTAATGTCCGGATCCACCTCGACAAGGTGCAGGGGCTGGGCGGCTTTGTTGAGCTTCAAGGGACTGTCGATCACTCGGGAGAGCTGCCGTTAGTCGCCGACGAGGTCCAAGGGATACAGCGGGCGCTGGGGATCGATCCGCAATCGCTCGTCAAAGAGTCCTACGCTGCTCTTGCCGGCAGGGCGGAGGTGACGCAAGGGCCTTGCGCCAATTGA
- a CDS encoding phosphoenolpyruvate carboxykinase (GTP), whose protein sequence is MPQHRALEQWVDQVASITRPDRIHWCDGSEEEYQVLIEGMLRDGTLIGLNHQRYPGCYLHRSHPSDVARTEHLTFICTSRKEDAGPTNNWMEPKEARAQVGKLFEGSMKGRTMFVVPYLMGPAGSPYSKIGVEITDSPYVVVNMRIMTRMGKVALERLGESDSFVRGLHSLGDLSPDRRFILHFPEERLIWSIGSGYGGNALLGKKCHALRIASWIGREEGWLAEHTLIIGVEDPSGQVTYMAAAFPSACGKTNLAMLVAPLQLSGYKVWTVGDDIAWLHVGPDGRLRAINPEAGFFGVAPGTSVKTNSNMLAAIDRNVIFTNVAVTPDGEPWWEGKDPTPPNGLVDWQGNPWTPGEGAAAHPNSRFTVPARQCPSISPHWEDPEGVPISAIIFGGRRARVAPLVYQSYSWQHGVFVGAGMASETTAAQSGAVGVTRRDPMAMIPFCGYNMADYFAHWLDMGQRIAHPPAIFHVNWFRTDTQGRFLWPGFGENIRVLKWILERVQGQGKAAETPIGFVPTSDALEMDGLSLPAGAMDELLRIDADAWAAEHAEQGLFFDRLAARLPVQIRQEHDMLRQRLSRLSAT, encoded by the coding sequence ATGCCTCAGCATAGAGCGTTAGAGCAGTGGGTGGATCAGGTGGCGAGTATAACCCGTCCGGACCGCATCCATTGGTGCGATGGGTCAGAGGAGGAGTATCAGGTCCTGATTGAGGGGATGCTACGGGATGGGACCTTGATTGGACTGAACCATCAGCGCTACCCCGGATGTTACTTACATCGGAGCCATCCGTCGGATGTCGCCAGGACCGAACACCTGACCTTCATTTGTACGTCTCGAAAGGAGGACGCCGGCCCCACCAATAACTGGATGGAGCCCAAAGAGGCGCGAGCGCAAGTCGGGAAGCTCTTTGAGGGCAGCATGAAAGGCCGGACGATGTTTGTCGTCCCCTATCTTATGGGCCCGGCCGGCTCTCCCTACAGCAAGATCGGCGTGGAGATTACGGACAGCCCCTACGTCGTCGTCAACATGCGGATCATGACTCGCATGGGAAAGGTCGCGCTTGAGCGGCTTGGCGAATCAGACAGTTTTGTCCGTGGCCTGCACTCGCTTGGGGACCTGAGTCCGGACCGCCGTTTTATCCTTCACTTCCCCGAGGAGCGTCTCATCTGGAGCATCGGGTCAGGGTATGGGGGCAACGCCCTGCTGGGAAAGAAATGCCACGCCCTTCGTATCGCCAGTTGGATCGGTCGAGAGGAGGGCTGGTTGGCTGAGCACACCCTGATCATCGGAGTGGAAGATCCGTCAGGGCAGGTCACCTATATGGCGGCCGCCTTTCCGAGCGCCTGCGGCAAGACCAACCTGGCAATGCTTGTCGCCCCTCTCCAGCTCTCGGGCTACAAGGTGTGGACCGTGGGCGATGACATCGCGTGGCTGCACGTCGGGCCCGACGGTCGGCTGCGAGCCATCAATCCGGAGGCCGGGTTCTTCGGTGTCGCGCCCGGCACCAGCGTTAAGACGAATTCGAACATGCTGGCGGCGATCGACAGAAATGTGATCTTCACCAATGTGGCCGTGACGCCGGATGGCGAGCCATGGTGGGAGGGAAAAGACCCGACACCACCCAATGGTCTCGTTGATTGGCAAGGTAATCCTTGGACGCCGGGGGAGGGGGCGGCCGCACATCCTAACTCGCGTTTCACTGTTCCCGCCAGGCAGTGCCCGTCGATCTCCCCTCACTGGGAGGATCCGGAAGGTGTCCCGATCTCGGCGATCATCTTTGGAGGACGCCGGGCTCGGGTGGCGCCACTCGTCTACCAATCATATAGTTGGCAGCACGGTGTCTTCGTCGGGGCCGGCATGGCCTCTGAGACTACAGCCGCGCAGTCAGGCGCGGTCGGGGTCACCCGGCGCGACCCAATGGCGATGATCCCATTCTGTGGGTATAACATGGCCGACTACTTCGCCCACTGGCTCGACATGGGCCAGCGGATCGCCCACCCTCCCGCGATTTTCCACGTCAACTGGTTCCGGACCGATACACAGGGCCGCTTCCTCTGGCCCGGCTTTGGCGAAAACATTCGCGTCCTCAAGTGGATCCTGGAGCGAGTTCAAGGTCAGGGCAAGGCCGCCGAGACTCCCATAGGTTTCGTTCCCACATCTGATGCGTTGGAGATGGATGGGCTCAGTTTGCCCGCTGGCGCCATGGATGAGTTGTTGAGGATCGATGCCGATGCCTGGGCTGCGGAGCACGCGGAACAAGGTCTGTTCTTCGACCGGCTTGCCGCGCGGCTGCCCGTCCAGATCCGGCAGGAGCATGACATGCTCCGCCAGCGGCTCAGCCGCCTCAGCGCCACGTGA
- the recR gene encoding recombination mediator RecR, producing MARYAPTLVRLIGELVRLPGIGPKTAQRLTFHLLKATKEEAVALAQAIIELKDRIQSCAVCYNISESDQCNICSDPNRDGSALCVVEEANDLWAIEKTASFKGRYHVLGGSLSPLEGRGPEQLTAKALLQRLEGGEVKEVILATNPNVEGEATAMYLSRLLKPLGVRATRIARGLPMGSDLEYADEVTLSKALEGRREI from the coding sequence GTGGCCCGCTATGCCCCTACCCTGGTTCGGCTGATTGGTGAGCTGGTCCGCCTTCCCGGCATCGGCCCCAAGACCGCCCAACGCCTGACCTTCCATCTCCTCAAAGCCACCAAGGAGGAGGCGGTGGCGTTGGCCCAGGCCATCATCGAGCTGAAGGATCGGATCCAGAGCTGTGCGGTCTGCTACAACATCTCTGAGAGCGACCAATGTAACATCTGCTCCGACCCAAATCGAGACGGATCGGCGCTGTGCGTGGTGGAGGAGGCGAACGACCTCTGGGCCATCGAGAAGACCGCGAGCTTCAAGGGGCGGTACCACGTGCTGGGAGGGTCACTTTCGCCACTGGAGGGACGCGGCCCTGAACAGCTCACGGCCAAGGCTCTTCTGCAGCGCCTGGAGGGAGGGGAGGTTAAAGAGGTCATCCTGGCCACGAATCCGAACGTCGAGGGCGAGGCGACAGCGATGTACCTCTCGCGCCTGTTGAAACCGTTAGGCGTTCGGGCCACGCGAATCGCTCGCGGCCTACCAATGGGCAGCGACCTGGAGTACGCCGACGAGGTAACCCTTTCCAAGGCATTGGAGGGGCGACGCGAGATCTGA
- a CDS encoding YbaB/EbfC family nucleoid-associated protein encodes MKNLGNLMKQAQRMQAEAERIQAEAATKRVEGTAGGGMVTVVCNGQGVVVEVKIDPEVSGPDELEMLQDLVVAAANEALRKARELLSQEMGRLTGGLGLPPGLV; translated from the coding sequence ATGAAGAACCTCGGGAACCTGATGAAGCAGGCGCAGCGAATGCAAGCTGAGGCGGAAAGGATTCAGGCGGAGGCTGCGACGAAACGGGTTGAAGGGACCGCAGGCGGCGGGATGGTCACCGTCGTATGCAACGGTCAGGGCGTGGTTGTCGAGGTGAAGATCGATCCAGAGGTCTCCGGCCCGGATGAATTGGAGATGCTGCAGGACCTCGTTGTGGCGGCGGCGAACGAGGCACTCCGAAAAGCTCGCGAGCTGCTGAGCCAGGAGATGGGTCGGCTGACCGGCGGGTTGGGACTGCCCCCGGGGCTGGTGTAG
- the dnaX gene encoding DNA polymerase III subunit gamma/tau produces the protein MSYLVLARRWRPQNFDEVVGQQPVTQTLKNAITKDRVAHALLFTGPRGVGKTTTARILAKALNCERGRTPDPCSECANCTAIATGRSLDCLEIDGASNRGIDEVRELREIVRYAPSRDKHKVIIIDEVHMLTEPAFNALLKTLEEPPPGVVFIMATTHAHKIPPTILSRCQRHDFRRLGPGEILPRLQQIAREEGATVSDGAMMAIARAAEGSLRDAQSLLDQAIAYSGNEVSELDVAVVLGLVEGELLAQTTQAIIERDSSLALAVVESLSARGDDLQRFCQELLAHLRDLMVSKVSKNPTPLLQLSRVLPETVRSQAEAMTLADIETIFQVLSRAEFEMRRAPQPRFVLEMALVEATEARSLQTLEVLLERLSTLEEKLLTGRATGPGPSPTPVFAPAPATPPPAPRPPVEAPPPPPADSAKSPQEGWARTTRLLERKKRSLAALLTAAKDVTLEGGRLIVMLENGTTFARSTLDDRENRRLVTEAASEAFGRPLTVEFRFGSPSKVPARSDSAGLTTGQGELRQPPRSGEAHREARDTQQTTVPEPQMAQPDQEALRGHPLVQRAMELFDGQVVRVKAKQPE, from the coding sequence ATGTCATATCTCGTTCTCGCCAGGCGATGGCGACCCCAGAACTTCGATGAGGTGGTGGGCCAGCAGCCGGTCACGCAGACCCTGAAGAACGCTATCACCAAAGATCGCGTTGCGCACGCCTTGCTCTTTACGGGTCCGCGCGGGGTCGGGAAGACGACGACCGCCCGCATCCTGGCGAAAGCCCTGAACTGTGAGCGGGGCCGTACGCCCGATCCCTGTAGCGAGTGCGCGAACTGCACTGCGATTGCGACGGGCCGCTCACTCGACTGCCTGGAGATCGACGGCGCCTCCAATCGGGGGATCGACGAGGTCCGGGAGTTGCGTGAGATCGTGCGGTATGCCCCGTCGCGCGACAAGCACAAGGTAATCATTATCGATGAAGTCCATATGCTGACCGAGCCGGCCTTCAATGCGTTACTGAAGACGCTTGAGGAGCCGCCCCCCGGGGTAGTCTTCATCATGGCGACCACTCATGCGCACAAGATCCCGCCCACCATTCTCTCGCGTTGCCAGCGCCATGACTTTCGGCGGTTGGGACCAGGAGAGATCCTCCCGCGGCTTCAGCAGATCGCTCGCGAGGAAGGGGCTACCGTTTCGGACGGCGCCATGATGGCAATTGCCCGCGCCGCAGAGGGGAGCCTCAGAGACGCCCAAAGCCTTCTGGACCAGGCCATTGCCTATAGCGGCAATGAGGTGAGCGAGCTCGACGTCGCGGTCGTGTTGGGGCTGGTGGAAGGGGAGCTGCTGGCGCAGACTACCCAGGCGATCATCGAGCGTGACAGCAGCCTCGCCCTGGCGGTGGTTGAGTCGCTCAGCGCCCGGGGAGACGACCTTCAGCGGTTCTGCCAGGAACTGCTGGCTCACCTGCGCGACCTGATGGTCTCGAAGGTGAGCAAAAACCCCACCCCCCTACTTCAGTTGAGCCGCGTGCTACCGGAAACGGTTCGCTCGCAAGCCGAGGCCATGACACTCGCAGACATCGAAACGATTTTTCAGGTCCTGAGCCGGGCCGAGTTCGAGATGCGACGTGCTCCCCAGCCGCGATTTGTCCTGGAGATGGCGCTTGTCGAGGCGACAGAGGCCCGGTCGCTGCAAACCCTTGAGGTGCTCCTGGAGCGCCTGTCCACCCTGGAGGAGAAGTTGCTGACCGGGCGGGCAACCGGCCCGGGGCCATCGCCGACCCCCGTGTTTGCCCCCGCCCCCGCTACTCCGCCCCCCGCCCCCCGCCCCCCAGTCGAAGCACCACCCCCTCCTCCGGCCGACAGCGCCAAGAGTCCGCAGGAAGGCTGGGCCCGCACCACGCGGCTGCTGGAACGGAAGAAGCGGTCCCTCGCCGCGTTGCTCACCGCGGCCAAGGATGTGACGCTTGAGGGAGGCAGGCTCATTGTCATGCTGGAAAACGGGACGACCTTTGCGCGATCAACGCTGGACGACCGTGAAAACCGGCGTCTTGTGACCGAAGCCGCGTCCGAAGCTTTTGGGCGGCCCCTGACGGTTGAGTTTCGATTCGGCAGTCCAAGCAAGGTGCCCGCGAGGAGCGATTCGGCCGGGCTCACCACAGGCCAGGGCGAGTTGCGTCAGCCTCCGCGGTCTGGCGAGGCTCACCGCGAAGCACGGGACACCCAACAGACGACCGTCCCGGAGCCGCAGATGGCGCAACCCGATCAGGAGGCGCTGCGGGGTCATCCCCTGGTGCAGCGAGCTATGGAGCTATTTGACGGCCAAGTCGTTCGGGTCAAAGCGAAACAGCCCGAATAG